A genomic segment from Lignipirellula cremea encodes:
- a CDS encoding COG1361 family protein produces the protein MSRSLLAVTTLAVVGCCLVAFVKAQEPGGAFGAGGYPPSATSSRRVPQRNSMAERLQSIRTASQPSDTVSASPPQTFDPSPSSPPAFQIATPRPVSSVPSEQTPVAEPPVATETPSGLQRTDAPATSAFSSRRTPTVTRTLPPAEEPVADRILVSRSPNLRIEGEGPQSVIIGKPANYTITVKNDGEQDSGEVVLSIAMPKTAQLTNVQASQGTPQQTTDQEGIGRIIWQLERVPARGTQQITLVLTPQTSQPFELGVDWAFRPPSTSVRVDVLQPRLEMQLVGPKEILFGKTQPYTIVLSNPGTGDAENVTLMLAPLSEGQAPSKPQRVGLLRAGETREFPIELQASQAGALKVRSIASADGGLKAEVAETITVRRAEIGLEIAGTRFVYAPGGATYQIAVGNAGDAPAQNLTLAVTLPKGAKYLGGIDGAQSTPDGLRIPIGDLRPNDGRRFSFQCELTVEGQNQVQVVAKADAGLSQSAATATQVETVADLKLTVNDPQGPIPVGEKVAYEVIVRNRGAKAAQGVKVVAQFIEGIAPSSAEGGAHTIDGAQVHFQPIPRINPNEQVKLVIYAQGTLPGTHTFRVELTSQNPEGRLVAEDTSLFFGDDAGNPVNSTSSGTALPGNGIFPR, from the coding sequence ATGTCTCGTTCGCTTCTTGCCGTTACGACGCTGGCGGTCGTTGGATGTTGCCTTGTCGCCTTCGTGAAAGCGCAGGAGCCAGGCGGCGCGTTTGGCGCAGGCGGTTACCCGCCTTCGGCAACCAGCTCTCGCCGTGTTCCGCAACGCAACAGCATGGCGGAGCGTCTGCAGTCGATCCGCACCGCGTCGCAGCCCAGCGACACGGTTAGCGCCAGTCCGCCGCAGACCTTTGATCCTTCGCCCTCGTCGCCGCCGGCGTTTCAAATCGCCACGCCGCGTCCGGTTTCGTCGGTTCCCAGCGAGCAGACTCCGGTAGCGGAACCGCCCGTCGCGACGGAAACTCCTTCTGGCCTGCAGCGTACCGACGCTCCGGCGACGAGCGCCTTTTCTTCGCGCCGCACGCCGACCGTCACGCGGACGCTGCCTCCGGCCGAGGAGCCGGTCGCCGATCGGATTCTGGTCAGCCGCTCCCCCAACCTCCGCATTGAAGGCGAAGGCCCGCAGTCGGTCATCATCGGCAAGCCGGCCAATTATACGATCACCGTAAAGAACGACGGCGAGCAGGATTCGGGCGAGGTGGTGCTGAGCATCGCCATGCCGAAAACGGCCCAGCTGACGAACGTGCAGGCTTCGCAGGGAACGCCGCAACAGACGACCGACCAGGAAGGCATTGGCCGAATCATCTGGCAGCTGGAACGCGTCCCGGCCCGCGGCACGCAGCAGATCACCCTGGTCCTTACGCCGCAGACCAGCCAGCCGTTTGAACTGGGCGTGGACTGGGCCTTCCGCCCGCCGTCGACCAGTGTGCGGGTCGATGTGCTGCAGCCCCGTCTGGAAATGCAGCTGGTTGGCCCGAAAGAAATCCTCTTTGGCAAGACGCAGCCTTACACGATTGTGCTGTCGAACCCGGGCACCGGCGACGCCGAGAACGTCACCCTGATGCTGGCTCCGTTGTCGGAAGGCCAGGCCCCCAGCAAGCCGCAACGCGTCGGCCTGTTGCGTGCCGGCGAAACCCGCGAGTTCCCGATTGAACTGCAGGCCTCACAGGCCGGCGCCTTGAAGGTACGTTCGATCGCTTCGGCCGATGGTGGTTTGAAAGCAGAAGTCGCGGAAACAATCACCGTTCGTCGCGCAGAAATTGGTCTGGAAATTGCCGGCACCCGCTTTGTCTATGCTCCGGGCGGGGCCACCTACCAGATCGCCGTCGGCAATGCGGGCGACGCTCCGGCCCAGAACCTGACGCTGGCCGTCACGCTCCCCAAAGGAGCCAAGTACCTGGGCGGCATCGACGGCGCCCAGTCGACCCCCGACGGCCTGCGGATTCCGATTGGCGATCTGCGTCCCAACGACGGACGCCGTTTTTCTTTCCAGTGTGAGCTGACGGTCGAGGGGCAGAACCAGGTGCAAGTCGTAGCCAAAGCGGATGCGGGCCTGTCGCAATCGGCCGCCACGGCGACCCAGGTGGAAACGGTCGCCGACCTGAAACTGACGGTCAACGATCCGCAGGGTCCAATCCCGGTCGGTGAAAAAGTGGCGTACGAAGTGATCGTTCGCAACCGGGGCGCCAAAGCGGCCCAGGGGGTGAAAGTTGTCGCCCAGTTTATCGAAGGCATCGCTCCTTCCTCGGCCGAAGGCGGAGCCCACACGATCGACGGCGCCCAGGTGCACTTCCAGCCGATCCCGCGGATCAATCCGAACGAACAGGTGAAGCTGGTGATTTACGCCCAGGGCACGCTGCCCGGCACGCACACTTTCCGGGTGGAGCTGACCAGCCAGAATCCGGAAGGCCGCCTGGTCGCCGAAGACACCTCGCTGTTCTTCGGGGACGACGCTGGCAACCCGGTGAACAGCACCAGTTCCGGGACCGCCTTGCCGGGGAATGGCATTTTCCCCCGCTAA
- a CDS encoding Gfo/Idh/MocA family protein: MAPQVDRRRFLEAGAAGALGALALTHAKAAEESANETIVVGVMGVNGRGRSLARGFSQQPNCEVAYIADVDERAIAGGQAAVDGFQKRKPEGVADFRKILDDQSVDVLVVAAPNHWHAPATILGCKAGKHVYVEKPCSQTAAEGELAVAAARKHSRVVQMGSQRRSRPSIIEGVERVQNGDIGRCLYARTWYNNRRGAIGVGKEMAPPKWLDYALWQGPAPERVYKDNVIHYNWHWHWHWGNGELGNNGVHALDVARWGMEVDYPTRVTSAGGRYRFEDDQETADTQMVSYEFGDKMITWEGLSWSPFGDQDSMFGICFHGDEGTLLLQDTGYTIFDMRNKVVEKKEPSGGDAEHFANFLDCIRTGERPNADIEIAHKSTLLCHLGNIAQRTGRALTTDPENGHIQDDAAAEKLWSREYNPKWEPTV, from the coding sequence ATGGCTCCCCAGGTTGATCGACGTCGGTTTCTCGAGGCGGGCGCCGCCGGAGCGCTGGGGGCGTTGGCTCTCACCCATGCGAAAGCCGCTGAAGAGAGTGCGAACGAAACCATCGTCGTCGGCGTGATGGGCGTGAACGGACGCGGACGTTCCCTGGCCCGTGGTTTCTCGCAACAGCCCAACTGCGAAGTGGCCTACATCGCCGATGTCGACGAACGCGCCATTGCCGGCGGGCAGGCCGCCGTCGATGGCTTCCAGAAACGGAAGCCCGAAGGCGTCGCCGATTTCCGCAAAATACTGGACGATCAATCCGTCGATGTCCTGGTCGTCGCCGCCCCCAACCACTGGCACGCGCCGGCCACCATTCTCGGCTGCAAAGCGGGCAAGCATGTCTATGTCGAAAAGCCCTGCAGCCAGACCGCAGCCGAAGGCGAACTGGCCGTCGCCGCCGCCCGCAAGCATAGCCGCGTGGTGCAGATGGGCTCCCAGCGCCGCAGCCGTCCTTCGATTATCGAAGGCGTGGAACGCGTGCAAAACGGCGATATCGGCCGCTGCCTGTACGCCCGCACCTGGTACAACAATCGTCGCGGAGCGATCGGCGTGGGGAAAGAAATGGCTCCGCCCAAGTGGCTCGACTACGCCCTCTGGCAAGGCCCGGCGCCGGAACGCGTCTACAAGGACAACGTGATCCATTACAACTGGCACTGGCACTGGCACTGGGGGAACGGCGAACTGGGCAACAACGGCGTGCACGCGCTCGACGTGGCTCGCTGGGGGATGGAAGTCGACTACCCCACCCGCGTCACTTCCGCCGGCGGTCGCTACCGATTTGAAGACGACCAGGAAACGGCTGACACGCAGATGGTCAGCTATGAATTCGGCGACAAAATGATCACCTGGGAAGGGCTCAGCTGGTCTCCCTTTGGCGACCAGGATTCCATGTTCGGCATCTGCTTCCACGGCGATGAAGGCACCCTCCTGCTGCAGGATACGGGCTACACCATTTTCGACATGCGTAACAAAGTCGTCGAGAAAAAAGAGCCGTCCGGCGGCGATGCGGAACACTTTGCCAACTTCCTCGATTGCATCCGCACCGGCGAACGGCCGAACGCCGATATCGAAATCGCCCACAAGAGCACGCTGCTGTGCCACCTGGGGAACATCGCCCAGCGAACCGGTCGGGCCCTGACGACCGATCCCGAGAACGGCCACATCCAGGACGACGCCGCCGCCGAAAAGCTCTGGTCGCGCGAGTACAATCCCAAGTGGGAGCCGACCGTCTAG
- a CDS encoding ATP-binding response regulator — protein MQHILVVEDSATQAIQIQLFLKQAAYRVSLAGNGLEALQAIEKEAPDLVLTDMQMPEMDGLELVGQMRLTCPQIPVILMTAEGSDELAVEALAQGAAGYVPKSKLHALLPETIEHTLSLMHADRRYARLVGCIEKQALTLSIPNDPEMIDILVDLLQQMAEGIGLCDAADRVRLGSALEHALLNAIFRGNLEITREQMEQESVNLLTGEEAGLVDRRRSNEPYCNRKVFVDAVITQEQGKFIIRDEGPGFDHAAQQGGDDQLFVVDQSGRGLLLMRSFMDEVIFNARGNEVTLIRKASPPRQGVSAS, from the coding sequence ATGCAACACATTCTCGTCGTCGAAGATAGCGCCACGCAGGCGATACAAATCCAGCTTTTTCTCAAACAGGCCGCGTATCGGGTCAGCCTGGCTGGAAACGGCCTGGAGGCCCTGCAGGCGATTGAGAAAGAAGCGCCGGACCTGGTGCTGACCGACATGCAGATGCCAGAAATGGACGGCCTGGAACTGGTCGGGCAGATGCGACTGACCTGTCCGCAGATTCCCGTCATTCTCATGACGGCCGAAGGCAGCGACGAACTGGCGGTCGAGGCGCTGGCCCAGGGCGCGGCCGGTTATGTTCCCAAATCCAAGTTGCACGCCCTGCTGCCGGAAACGATCGAACACACCTTGTCGCTGATGCACGCTGATCGCCGTTATGCCCGGCTGGTCGGTTGTATTGAGAAACAGGCTTTGACGCTTTCCATTCCGAACGACCCGGAAATGATCGACATTCTCGTCGACTTGCTGCAGCAGATGGCCGAAGGCATCGGCCTGTGCGACGCTGCGGACCGGGTGCGGCTGGGCAGTGCGCTGGAGCACGCCCTGCTGAACGCCATCTTCCGCGGCAACCTGGAGATCACGCGTGAGCAAATGGAACAAGAGAGCGTCAATCTGCTGACGGGCGAAGAAGCCGGCCTGGTCGATCGCCGCCGCAGCAATGAGCCGTACTGCAATCGCAAAGTGTTCGTCGACGCGGTCATTACGCAGGAGCAGGGCAAATTCATTATTCGCGATGAAGGCCCCGGCTTCGACCATGCGGCACAGCAGGGTGGCGACGACCAGCTGTTTGTCGTGGACCAGTCCGGTCGCGGGCTGCTGCTGATGCGCAGTTTTATGGACGAAGTCATCTTTAACGCACGTGGAAACGAAGTCACCCTTATCAGGAAAGCCAGCCCGCCCCGCCAGGGAGTTTCGGCCTCCTAG
- a CDS encoding tyrosine-type recombinase/integrase, producing MTEPKKSRRRTRGSAWHWRQTDSWYFTPPGTKRRVRLYDEQGQPILGKENRQPAELALARLKAAGDWRPEVEDPSKEQWIVAKVCSCFIEHCQQRAANGNVCDEYRDEVVRLLNDFCGYCGALPLAELRKGHVQHWVESHPTWRSPVTRRNALTIVLAAFNYAAEMFDAPQPLRGLKKPPPRPRLHSFSPEDELSLYSATDEAFGDFLFAAIHTGLRPYSELARLTVDDIIETDRGMLWRVYASKTKKTRKIPVRTDVAELTRRRILAAQTGTETTLFQNPQGRPWKKVTGVGRFRKIRLHLGWDQDPVRQNYSTYTCRHTFAHRMLAGYWNEGACCSIEVLAELMGDTPKVAFDHYGREWGQHYQDPLWAAIGGG from the coding sequence ATGACGGAACCGAAAAAATCCCGCCGACGAACGCGCGGCAGCGCCTGGCATTGGCGGCAGACCGACTCCTGGTACTTTACGCCGCCGGGAACCAAACGCCGTGTGCGGCTCTATGATGAGCAAGGCCAGCCAATTCTCGGCAAGGAGAATCGTCAACCGGCGGAACTCGCGCTCGCCCGCCTAAAAGCGGCTGGCGATTGGCGGCCGGAGGTTGAGGATCCGAGCAAAGAGCAATGGATTGTCGCCAAGGTCTGTTCCTGCTTTATCGAGCATTGCCAGCAGCGCGCCGCCAACGGAAATGTCTGCGATGAGTATCGCGATGAAGTCGTCCGTCTCCTCAACGACTTCTGCGGGTACTGCGGCGCTCTTCCGCTGGCGGAACTTCGCAAAGGCCATGTTCAACACTGGGTCGAGAGTCACCCTACTTGGCGATCGCCGGTGACGCGACGGAACGCGTTGACGATTGTGCTGGCGGCCTTCAATTACGCCGCAGAAATGTTCGACGCACCCCAACCGCTGCGCGGCCTGAAAAAGCCGCCGCCCCGACCGCGTCTGCATTCGTTCAGCCCTGAGGACGAGCTTTCGCTGTATTCCGCAACCGACGAGGCCTTCGGCGACTTTCTGTTCGCCGCTATTCACACGGGCCTGCGGCCGTACAGTGAACTTGCTCGACTGACAGTGGACGACATCATCGAGACCGATCGCGGCATGCTGTGGCGAGTGTATGCTTCCAAGACCAAGAAGACTCGCAAAATCCCCGTTCGTACGGACGTTGCGGAGTTGACGCGGCGCCGGATTCTCGCTGCGCAAACGGGAACCGAAACGACCCTGTTTCAAAATCCGCAAGGGCGACCTTGGAAAAAAGTAACAGGCGTCGGTCGCTTCCGAAAAATCCGCCTGCACCTTGGCTGGGACCAGGATCCCGTGCGACAAAACTACTCGACCTACACCTGTCGACACACTTTCGCACACCGGATGCTGGCCGGGTACTGGAACGAGGGAGCATGCTGCTCAATCGAAGTCCTGGCCGAGCTAATGGGCGATACGCCCAAGGTCGCTTTCGATCATTACGGCCGGGAATGGGGCCAGCACTACCAGGACCCGCTGTGGGCCGCCATCGGCGGCGGTTAA
- a CDS encoding ATP-binding response regulator, whose amino-acid sequence MDHPALIVVAEDNRTQATRYRLILEKHGYRVVLAENGRTALDAVVQQEPALLLTDLHMPEMDGLELVVAARRAAPQVPIILTTAGSEQVAVDALHGGAATFISKSRSPQDLLETIERVLAVAAVNRDSHGIIRFVSRSEVEYVLLNDNALAPAVIGKIQQQISEMGVCGPSELMQIGTAVDEALVNAIVHGNLEVPSSLREVDDGMAYLALANQRRHEAPFASRRVYVNVHVTRDEANITVRDEGPGFDPSKIPDPTNLDRLDQISGRGLFLINAFMDSVSHNDSGNQIRMTKRRCDVPPA is encoded by the coding sequence ATGGATCACCCCGCTCTCATCGTTGTGGCGGAAGACAACCGCACACAGGCGACGCGTTACCGCCTGATTCTTGAGAAGCACGGCTATCGCGTCGTGCTGGCCGAGAACGGCCGCACGGCTCTCGACGCTGTCGTGCAGCAGGAGCCCGCCTTGCTGCTGACCGATCTGCACATGCCCGAAATGGACGGCCTGGAACTGGTCGTGGCGGCCCGCCGCGCTGCGCCGCAGGTGCCCATCATTTTAACGACCGCCGGCAGCGAACAAGTCGCCGTCGATGCGCTGCACGGGGGGGCGGCGACCTTCATCTCCAAAAGCCGCTCGCCGCAGGATCTTCTGGAAACCATCGAAAGGGTGCTGGCGGTGGCCGCAGTGAACCGCGACAGCCACGGCATTATCCGCTTCGTCTCACGCAGCGAAGTCGAATACGTCCTGCTCAACGACAACGCCCTGGCTCCGGCAGTGATCGGCAAGATCCAGCAACAAATTTCCGAGATGGGCGTCTGCGGTCCTTCCGAGCTGATGCAGATCGGCACGGCCGTCGATGAAGCGCTGGTCAACGCCATCGTGCACGGCAACCTCGAAGTTCCCAGCTCCCTCCGTGAAGTCGACGACGGCATGGCGTATCTGGCCCTGGCGAACCAGCGCCGCCATGAAGCCCCGTTCGCTTCCCGGCGGGTCTATGTCAATGTCCACGTGACCCGCGACGAAGCCAACATCACCGTACGCGATGAAGGCCCTGGCTTTGACCCCAGCAAGATTCCCGATCCCACCAACCTGGATCGCCTGGATCAGATCAGCGGGCGCGGTCTGTTTCTGATCAACGCCTTTATGGATAGCGTTTCCCATAACGACTCCGGCAATCAGATCCGCATGACCAAACGCCGCTGCGATGTGCCGCCCGCCTGA
- a CDS encoding glucuronyl esterase domain-containing protein: protein MLKRFPFGMFTGAAALLLIAAPGFAQVNYDEALIPSYQLPDPLTTLAGKKVADAKTWREVRRPEILSQFEEQVYGRCPDKPKNLQFEVLEQAGDYLQGKAIRRQVMVRFGDRPDSPAMELLIYLPAKAKGPVPVFMGLNFAGNHSIEADPGIHLNPNWVPSRYANVKDNKATEATRGASTTRWPVEEIIDRGYGLVTIYNGDIDPDFNDGFQNGVHPLFYKKGQTRPAADEWGTISAWAWGLSCALDYLETDKQIDAAKVAVMGHSRLGKTAIWAGARDERFAIVISNDSGCGGAALSRRAIGETVKRINTSFPHWFCENFKQYNDNENSCPVDQHELVALVAPRPVYVASATEDTWADPRGEFLACKNAAPVYDLLLGKESFPAKEMPAADQPVRGRIGYHLRTGKHDVTSYDWKQYMDFADKHYGR, encoded by the coding sequence ATGTTGAAACGCTTTCCCTTCGGGATGTTTACCGGCGCCGCCGCGCTGCTGTTGATCGCGGCGCCTGGGTTCGCCCAGGTCAATTACGACGAAGCCCTGATTCCGTCGTACCAGTTGCCCGATCCGCTCACGACTCTCGCCGGCAAGAAGGTCGCCGACGCCAAAACCTGGCGCGAAGTTCGCCGGCCCGAGATCCTGTCGCAGTTTGAAGAGCAAGTCTACGGCCGCTGCCCCGACAAGCCGAAGAACCTGCAGTTCGAAGTCCTGGAACAAGCGGGCGACTACCTGCAGGGCAAGGCGATCCGCCGCCAGGTAATGGTCCGTTTCGGCGATCGTCCCGACAGCCCGGCGATGGAACTGCTGATCTATCTGCCGGCCAAAGCCAAAGGACCCGTTCCCGTATTCATGGGTTTGAACTTCGCCGGCAACCACTCGATCGAAGCCGATCCGGGCATCCATCTTAACCCCAACTGGGTGCCTTCACGGTATGCGAACGTGAAGGATAACAAGGCGACCGAGGCGACCCGCGGCGCCTCCACGACTCGCTGGCCTGTGGAAGAAATCATCGACCGCGGCTACGGCCTGGTCACCATCTACAACGGCGACATCGATCCCGATTTCAACGACGGCTTTCAGAACGGCGTGCACCCGCTCTTCTACAAAAAGGGACAAACCCGCCCCGCCGCCGACGAGTGGGGCACGATCAGCGCCTGGGCCTGGGGTCTGAGCTGCGCCCTGGATTATCTTGAGACCGACAAGCAGATCGATGCCGCCAAAGTCGCCGTGATGGGCCATTCGCGATTGGGAAAAACAGCCATCTGGGCCGGCGCGCGGGACGAACGTTTTGCGATCGTCATCTCCAACGACTCCGGCTGCGGCGGGGCCGCCCTCAGCCGCCGGGCGATTGGCGAAACGGTCAAGCGGATCAACACCTCGTTCCCGCACTGGTTCTGCGAGAACTTCAAGCAGTACAACGACAACGAAAATAGCTGCCCCGTCGACCAGCACGAACTGGTCGCACTCGTGGCGCCGCGTCCCGTGTATGTGGCCAGCGCAACCGAAGACACCTGGGCCGATCCGCGCGGCGAGTTCCTCGCCTGCAAAAATGCAGCGCCGGTATACGACCTGCTGCTGGGGAAAGAGTCCTTCCCGGCGAAAGAGATGCCGGCCGCTGACCAACCGGTCAGGGGACGCATTGGCTATCACCTGCGCACCGGCAAGCACGACGTAACGTCGTACGACTGGAAGCAGTACATGGACTTCGCCGACAAGCATTACGGTCGATAG
- a CDS encoding tyrosine-type recombinase/integrase, with translation MGRQRKQRRQSHGSAWHWKQTDCWYYTMPGSKKRVALFDEKGERIRGRENKEAAEVALAKERVAWSDDAAPGPGSGQWLVARVCSDYIQYCEQGLAKGEISKSHRENTVRWLNDLCSYCGALPVVQLKKGHVTKWIEDHTTWKSSETRRGVIAVVLAAFNRAEELFSVANPLKGLKKPKPKPRLNSISPEDEEEIYGATEDRFKEFLFAAIHTGLRPFCELARITADDIEESPRGMMWRVYSSKTKKTRKIPVRPDVAELTRKLMKSAPKGSGSPIFRNTQGNPWKPTTGVVRFIAIRDKLGWSDDPVRSKYSCYTCRHTFAHRMLSGYWTEGAGCSIETLAELIGDTPKVAFDHYGKEWGQHYQEPLWNAIGEGASPNSQSHRPPASRKTAGAEKENTEKRGSASSSKHRAPANGSSTTKKSKSGS, from the coding sequence ATGGGGCGGCAGCGGAAACAGCGGCGGCAGTCGCATGGGTCGGCCTGGCATTGGAAGCAGACGGATTGCTGGTACTACACGATGCCGGGCTCGAAGAAGCGGGTGGCGTTGTTCGATGAAAAAGGCGAGCGGATTCGCGGGAGGGAGAACAAGGAAGCGGCTGAGGTGGCACTGGCGAAAGAGAGGGTGGCCTGGAGCGACGACGCAGCTCCAGGTCCTGGGAGCGGCCAGTGGCTGGTGGCGCGGGTTTGTTCGGACTACATCCAGTACTGCGAGCAGGGGTTGGCGAAGGGCGAGATCAGCAAGAGCCATCGCGAAAATACGGTCCGTTGGCTAAACGATCTGTGCAGCTACTGCGGCGCGCTACCGGTTGTCCAGTTGAAGAAAGGGCACGTCACGAAGTGGATCGAGGATCACACGACATGGAAGAGCTCGGAAACGCGGCGGGGCGTGATCGCCGTTGTACTGGCGGCGTTCAATCGGGCCGAGGAATTGTTCTCTGTCGCGAATCCGCTCAAAGGTTTGAAGAAACCGAAGCCGAAGCCGCGGCTGAACTCGATTAGCCCCGAAGACGAAGAGGAAATCTACGGAGCGACCGAAGATCGCTTCAAAGAGTTTCTGTTCGCCGCCATCCATACGGGACTGCGGCCGTTTTGTGAATTGGCGCGAATCACCGCCGATGATATCGAAGAGTCGCCGCGCGGAATGATGTGGCGGGTGTACTCGTCGAAAACGAAGAAGACGCGAAAGATTCCCGTGCGGCCTGACGTCGCCGAATTGACCCGCAAACTGATGAAGTCGGCGCCGAAGGGTTCCGGGTCGCCGATCTTTCGGAACACGCAGGGCAATCCTTGGAAGCCGACGACCGGCGTGGTTCGGTTCATTGCGATCCGGGACAAACTCGGTTGGAGCGACGACCCTGTTAGGAGCAAATACTCTTGCTATACCTGCCGGCACACTTTCGCCCATAGAATGCTATCGGGTTACTGGACGGAAGGCGCCGGTTGTTCCATCGAAACGTTGGCCGAGCTGATCGGCGATACGCCCAAGGTCGCCTTCGACCACTACGGAAAGGAGTGGGGGCAGCACTATCAGGAGCCGCTATGGAATGCGATCGGCGAAGGCGCCTCCCCGAATTCACAGTCGCATAGGCCGCCCGCTTCAAGGAAAACAGCCGGCGCGGAGAAGGAGAATACTGAGAAACGAGGATCGGCAAGTTCTTCAAAACATCGAGCCCCAGCCAACGGTTCCTCGACCACCAAGAAAAGCAAATCTGGATCATGA
- a CDS encoding YMGG-like glycine zipper-containing protein → MKSTHLLLAAVAMSTALSGCQSPYYKDQGAALGALGGAGLGAVIGEHNDNPLAGAAIGAGIGALTGAVIGDGIDRDQAYQRAAIESQVGRQVAGAATVGDVIEMTRAGVSEQVIVNHVRSNGVAQQIGRNEIVAMTQAGVGPNVISTMQTTGLPALSAPPARPVIVEEHYYTPRPYYPRYYHHHHHHRPRPHCGPSWGFSAHF, encoded by the coding sequence ATGAAAAGCACGCATCTCCTGCTCGCCGCTGTAGCTATGTCGACGGCGTTGTCGGGCTGTCAGTCGCCCTACTACAAGGACCAGGGAGCCGCCCTGGGAGCTCTGGGCGGAGCCGGACTTGGCGCCGTGATTGGCGAACATAACGATAACCCGCTTGCTGGCGCCGCCATTGGCGCCGGGATTGGCGCTCTGACGGGAGCCGTAATTGGCGACGGAATTGATCGAGATCAGGCCTATCAAAGGGCCGCGATTGAATCCCAGGTCGGCCGGCAAGTGGCGGGCGCCGCGACGGTGGGCGATGTGATTGAAATGACCCGCGCCGGCGTCAGCGAACAGGTGATCGTCAACCATGTCCGCTCTAATGGCGTCGCGCAGCAAATCGGCCGTAACGAAATCGTCGCCATGACCCAGGCGGGCGTCGGCCCGAATGTGATCAGCACCATGCAGACGACCGGCCTGCCGGCTTTGTCGGCTCCGCCGGCCCGCCCGGTGATTGTGGAAGAGCACTATTACACCCCGCGGCCGTACTACCCGCGGTACTACCATCATCACCACCACCACCGCCCTCGCCCGCATTGCGGTCCGAGCTGGGGATTCAGCGCCCACTTCTAA
- a CDS encoding sulfatase family protein, with protein sequence MFAADNPSVPNIVLILADDLGYGDLGCYDGASKIPTPELDRLAGRGMRFTDAHSPSAVCSPTRYGLLTGRYAWRTEMKQAVLWSYDRPLIETDRLTLPRLLRRRGYVTACIGKWHLGWEWKTADGQPLALPMKIGEPGRHAERLKLAQAVDYTQPLGGGPLGAGFDTYFGDDVINQPPFLWIENDRCQTLPTLPEHPNVLRGSSNGPCTPDWDQAAVLPEMADRAVAYLRSRAKQPEQPFLLYFPLTAPHLPIVPPAEFARRSTYGPYGDFVAYVDAVVGRVLHELQATGLDRNTLVIFSSDNGSYAKAEKGHRPNGPFRGRKGMIFDGGHRVPLLVRWPGQVTAGSVNDQLVGLNDLLATTASLVGEELEAGQAPDSVDLTPTWRNPETAVRSQLVHHSVTGEFALRSGRWKLIPAMRLLFDMRADPAETRNLWDEQPAVVARLQEQLQAIIGDDGP encoded by the coding sequence GTGTTCGCAGCTGATAATCCGAGTGTACCTAATATCGTACTAATACTTGCCGACGATCTGGGCTATGGCGATCTGGGTTGCTATGACGGGGCGTCCAAAATTCCGACGCCGGAGCTGGATCGGCTGGCGGGGAGGGGGATGCGGTTTACGGATGCGCATAGTCCTTCGGCCGTTTGTTCGCCGACCCGGTATGGGCTGCTGACGGGGCGGTATGCGTGGCGGACAGAGATGAAGCAGGCGGTGCTCTGGTCGTATGATCGGCCGCTCATTGAAACGGATCGGTTGACGCTGCCGCGACTGCTCAGGCGGCGGGGATATGTGACGGCGTGCATTGGGAAGTGGCATCTGGGCTGGGAGTGGAAGACGGCGGACGGCCAGCCGTTGGCGCTGCCGATGAAGATCGGCGAGCCGGGCCGGCATGCTGAACGGCTCAAGCTGGCCCAGGCAGTCGACTACACGCAGCCGCTGGGAGGCGGGCCGCTGGGCGCCGGTTTTGACACGTACTTTGGCGATGATGTCATCAACCAGCCGCCGTTTCTCTGGATTGAGAACGACCGCTGCCAGACGCTGCCGACCCTGCCGGAACATCCCAACGTACTGCGGGGATCGTCGAACGGGCCCTGCACGCCGGACTGGGACCAGGCCGCCGTCCTGCCGGAAATGGCCGACCGGGCCGTCGCTTATTTGAGGAGCCGGGCCAAGCAGCCGGAGCAGCCGTTCCTGCTCTACTTTCCGCTGACTGCCCCGCATCTGCCGATCGTCCCGCCGGCGGAGTTTGCCAGGCGATCAACTTATGGGCCGTACGGCGATTTTGTCGCGTATGTCGATGCGGTCGTCGGACGGGTTCTGCACGAGCTGCAGGCGACGGGGCTCGACCGGAACACGCTGGTGATCTTTTCCTCCGACAATGGCTCCTATGCGAAGGCCGAGAAAGGGCATCGCCCCAACGGCCCGTTCCGGGGGCGTAAAGGGATGATCTTCGACGGCGGGCATCGCGTGCCGCTGCTGGTCCGCTGGCCGGGCCAGGTGACGGCCGGCTCGGTGAACGATCAACTGGTGGGGCTGAACGATCTGCTGGCGACGACGGCGAGCCTTGTCGGCGAGGAACTGGAGGCAGGCCAGGCGCCCGACTCGGTCGATCTGACGCCCACGTGGCGGAATCCGGAAACGGCCGTCCGTAGCCAGCTGGTGCATCATTCGGTAACGGGCGAGTTCGCCCTGCGGTCGGGCCGCTGGAAGTTGATCCCGGCGATGCGGCTGCTGTTCGACATGCGTGCCGATCCGGCCGAGACGCGCAACCTGTGGGACGAACAGCCGGCTGTCGTGGCGCGGCTGCAGGAGCAATTGCAGGCGATCATTGGCGACGACGGTCCTTAA